One Brachybacterium aquaticum genomic region harbors:
- a CDS encoding VOC family protein: MTTPHLLDHIVIAGPDLSELVTWFEDLTGVAPAPGGTHPVGTANALVALTVDGEPRPHYLELVGPDPEREGEEKPKLFNIHRLKKPTLITYAAHPEGIDQVVERARTHGVELGEIQDLSRRTPDGTELTWRLTQAPPPVNYGLPFLIDWGTTEQPGLGELPSLELVSFQRIEVKPEPLREATAALDLGDGLAEIVEGPGSRFALTLRTEDGREIEI, encoded by the coding sequence ATGACCACCCCTCACCTCCTGGACCACATCGTCATCGCCGGCCCCGACCTGTCCGAGCTGGTGACCTGGTTCGAGGACCTCACCGGCGTCGCCCCCGCGCCGGGCGGCACCCACCCCGTCGGCACCGCGAATGCCCTGGTCGCCCTCACCGTCGATGGCGAGCCGCGCCCGCACTACCTCGAGCTCGTCGGCCCCGACCCCGAGCGGGAGGGCGAGGAGAAGCCGAAGCTGTTCAACATCCACCGGCTGAAGAAGCCGACCCTCATCACCTACGCTGCCCACCCCGAGGGCATCGACCAGGTCGTCGAGCGCGCCCGTACGCACGGTGTCGAGCTCGGCGAGATCCAGGACCTCTCCCGACGCACCCCGGACGGCACCGAGCTGACCTGGCGCCTCACCCAGGCGCCGCCGCCGGTGAACTACGGCCTGCCCTTCCTCATCGACTGGGGCACCACCGAGCAGCCGGGCCTCGGCGAGCTGCCCTCCCTGGAGCTGGTCTCCTTCCAGCGCATCGAGGTCAAGCCCGAGCCGCTGCGCGAGGCGACCGCCGCGCTCGACCTCGGCGACGGCCTCGCCGAGATCGTCGAGGGCCCCGGCTCTCGCTTCGCGCTCACGCTGCGCACCGAGGACGGCCGCGAGATCGAGATCTGA
- a CDS encoding alkylhydroperoxidase domain protein: MSRPETFTQDSLGWTPWLEPVPREDLTPEQHEALLDDGRRAMPYFRLLARDPQALRARTLTDQDIFFNTEGGAGRAERELAATATSRTNGCIYCASVHSAAATRESGRYDDVQRLLDEGVGADLGSESWNAIAHAADALTHLPLDFGPDEIARLRAAGLEDADIVDVINGAAFFHWANRLMLSLGEPEIPTRRTPHP, translated from the coding sequence ATGAGCCGCCCCGAGACCTTCACCCAGGACAGCCTCGGCTGGACGCCGTGGCTGGAGCCGGTCCCCCGCGAGGACCTCACCCCGGAACAGCACGAGGCTCTGCTGGACGACGGCCGCCGGGCCATGCCCTACTTCCGCCTGCTCGCGAGGGACCCGCAGGCACTGCGCGCTCGCACCCTCACCGACCAGGACATCTTCTTCAACACCGAGGGCGGTGCGGGCCGGGCCGAGCGCGAGCTCGCCGCCACTGCCACCTCCCGCACCAACGGCTGCATCTACTGCGCCTCGGTCCACTCGGCCGCGGCGACCCGCGAGTCCGGACGATACGACGACGTCCAGCGCCTGCTCGATGAGGGCGTCGGCGCCGATCTCGGCTCCGAGTCGTGGAACGCGATCGCACATGCCGCCGACGCCCTGACCCATCTGCCGCTCGACTTCGGGCCGGACGAGATCGCGCGTCTGCGTGCGGCGGGCCTCGAGGATGCCGATATCGTCGACGTCATCAACGGCGCCGCCTTCTTCCACTGGGCGAATCGCCTGATGCTCTCCCTCGGAGAGCCCGAGATCCCCACCCGGAGGACGCCGCACCCATGA
- a CDS encoding CMD domain-containing protein, whose amino-acid sequence MTAPRVDVIDHLAGEGSGGEIARLRSLRPQARDQAQRSYEVLLEPEDPGTVPVRERYAIAAHVARLHGPGPAAELYLENLRDEDPVLAKRIGAGERTGEPHLDAGLAHADMLVQRPRDAAPDHLRALEAAGWDADGIVTLSQLISFLTFQLRVAHGLRVLAENPAPALREPGETR is encoded by the coding sequence ATGACCGCGCCCCGGGTCGATGTCATCGACCACCTCGCAGGGGAGGGGAGCGGCGGCGAGATCGCCCGCCTGCGCTCCCTGCGCCCGCAGGCCCGCGACCAGGCACAGCGCAGCTACGAGGTGCTGCTGGAACCGGAAGATCCTGGCACCGTGCCGGTGCGCGAGCGCTATGCGATCGCCGCCCACGTGGCGCGCCTGCACGGCCCCGGCCCCGCTGCGGAGCTGTACCTCGAGAACCTCCGCGACGAGGATCCTGTGCTCGCGAAGCGCATCGGTGCCGGGGAGCGGACGGGCGAGCCGCACCTCGACGCGGGCCTCGCCCACGCCGACATGCTCGTGCAGCGACCTCGCGACGCCGCCCCCGACCATCTGCGGGCGCTCGAGGCGGCAGGCTGGGACGCCGACGGCATCGTCACCCTCTCCCAGCTGATCTCCTTCCTCACCTTCCAGCTGCGCGTCGCCCACGGCCTGCGTGTCCTGGCCGAGAACCCAGCCCCTGCCCTGCGCGAGCCCGGAGAGACCCGATGA
- a CDS encoding putative FMN-dependent luciferase-like monooxygenase yields the protein MTRPRLGLFTRLLEQASAADRYRFALEQIGHAEQLGFASAWVAQHHFGEQEGGLPSPFVLLAAAAERTSRIDLGTAVVTLPLEDPLRVAEDASVLDALSGGRLQLGIAAGGTPSSFPAFGLDSADRRELFAANLEVLRDALAGRGVRGTESRIYPAAGDLGARVWQATFSADGGRRAGADGDGLLLSRTQPRPAEELDLPLHALQLPIIEAYETSLPTGTAPRILASRTALVVDPEDRPRALELAEPGLRALASLQPGFDAAGASLEQLIIATDTHVGTVEEVAESLAADAALPRATDVSFQVHSIDAGHERTLRSLELLATEVAPLVGLDTTTALTEGVRA from the coding sequence CTACCGCTTCGCGCTCGAGCAGATCGGCCATGCCGAGCAGCTCGGCTTCGCCTCCGCCTGGGTCGCCCAGCACCATTTCGGCGAGCAGGAGGGCGGCCTGCCGTCCCCGTTCGTGCTGCTGGCCGCCGCGGCGGAGCGCACCTCCCGGATCGACCTCGGCACCGCCGTGGTGACCCTGCCGCTCGAGGACCCGCTGCGCGTCGCCGAGGACGCCTCCGTGCTGGACGCGCTGTCCGGCGGGCGCCTCCAGCTCGGCATCGCCGCGGGCGGCACCCCCTCCTCCTTCCCCGCCTTCGGCCTCGACTCCGCCGACCGTCGCGAATTGTTCGCCGCGAACCTGGAGGTGCTGCGCGACGCGCTCGCCGGGCGCGGGGTGCGCGGCACCGAGTCGCGCATCTACCCCGCCGCCGGGGATCTCGGCGCGCGCGTCTGGCAGGCCACCTTCTCGGCCGACGGAGGCCGCCGGGCCGGGGCCGACGGGGACGGGCTGCTGCTCTCGCGCACCCAACCCCGCCCCGCCGAGGAGCTCGACCTGCCCCTGCACGCCCTGCAGCTGCCGATCATCGAGGCGTACGAGACGTCGCTGCCCACCGGGACGGCGCCCCGCATCCTCGCCTCGCGCACCGCCCTCGTCGTCGACCCCGAGGACCGTCCCCGTGCCCTCGAGCTGGCCGAGCCCGGTCTGCGCGCCCTCGCCTCGCTCCAGCCGGGGTTCGACGCCGCCGGTGCGAGCCTCGAGCAGCTGATCATCGCGACCGACACCCACGTCGGCACCGTCGAGGAGGTCGCCGAGTCCCTCGCCGCGGACGCCGCTCTTCCCCGCGCCACCGACGTGTCCTTCCAGGTCCACTCGATCGACGCCGGCCACGAGCGCACCTTGCGCAGCCTCGAGCTGCTGGCCACCGAGGTCGCCCCGCTCGTCGGCCTCGACACCACCACCGCCCTCACCGAAGGAGTCCGCGCATGA